A window of Pirellula sp. SH-Sr6A contains these coding sequences:
- the greA gene encoding transcription elongation factor GreA has product MTEFVSMTRDGYNRIKAEIERLETVEMPLIAEKIADARAEGDLKENAEYHAQRENQGMLQAKINALKSKLSRAHIVDTSALPKDQVAFGATVKLKDSWGDEEVYTLVGAGDEDYENGKILSSSPFGVALMGKKVGETVEIQAPRGTLKYEVLSIAFEE; this is encoded by the coding sequence ATGACTGAATTCGTGTCGATGACTCGGGATGGATACAACCGGATCAAGGCAGAGATTGAGAGGCTGGAAACGGTCGAAATGCCGCTGATTGCGGAGAAGATTGCCGATGCGCGAGCCGAGGGGGATCTCAAGGAAAACGCGGAATATCACGCGCAGCGAGAGAACCAAGGAATGCTGCAGGCAAAGATCAATGCTCTCAAATCCAAGCTGAGTCGCGCGCACATCGTCGACACAAGTGCTTTGCCAAAGGATCAAGTCGCTTTTGGAGCGACAGTGAAATTAAAGGACTCGTGGGGCGATGAAGAGGTCTACACGCTCGTTGGCGCCGGCGACGAAGACTATGAGAACGGGAAGATTCTCTCGAGCAGTCCTTTCGGCGTTGCCCTGATGGGCAAAAAGGTCGGCGAAACGGTCGAGATTCAAGCTCCGAGGGGTACTCTCAAATACGAAGTCCTCTCCATTGCATTCGAGGAATAA
- a CDS encoding ExbD/TolR family protein, with product MPISIRKGKALESLNLTPLIDVVFLLLIFFLVATRFAQEDRELAVQLPSAANALPMTLEPNELVVHVDRQGIYTVNGKTLNLRELEVVLRQSVADNPIGQVVIIRADKSAEVQTVVYVMDLCTKLCVPKYKIATEPEPEP from the coding sequence ATGCCGATCTCGATTCGCAAAGGGAAAGCGTTGGAGTCGCTCAACCTGACTCCGCTGATCGATGTCGTCTTCCTGCTCCTCATCTTCTTTCTCGTCGCAACCCGCTTTGCCCAAGAAGACCGAGAACTGGCCGTCCAACTCCCCTCGGCCGCCAATGCGCTACCGATGACCCTGGAACCTAACGAGTTGGTCGTTCACGTGGATCGTCAAGGAATTTACACCGTCAATGGAAAGACCTTGAACCTGCGGGAGCTTGAAGTTGTTTTGCGACAATCGGTCGCGGACAACCCGATCGGACAAGTGGTTATCATTCGCGCGGACAAATCCGCGGAGGTGCAAACGGTGGTTTACGTCATGGACTTGTGCACCAAGCTCTGTGTCCCAAAATACAAAATCGCCACGGAGCCGGAACCAGAACCATGA
- a CDS encoding prenyltransferase/squalene oxidase repeat-containing protein, producing MSSRSANNPTSLLLLDTAYFLLGGLVLYLVLTLLPFDDPNPLRNAWTYILGVPTALIGLSMLTHVLSNEIVERSLQIGLLASVALHLALLLSARHWILFSGWGSPDSMVQQTTVRNQVQRTPVTYEPTPPSEPADRPDYLKPIPLEPPPLEPVPAEKQQTVEHAEVSLAVPQEAPESRIAERTFSVERKRESAAEPTLASQARDWERPENIPQSTLNTETIEVPELRPIEPLTEQIVAPKQIETSPTQISGATPLAPAPDPTSIENRTPSIAKPPTLSPRSSQSVEREISESMQRLETTEVLQSSPVRMGTNASTPLASSVPVPDVPSPSSPPIGPIDATAPRDTGLRSPRANRPGGETAVSPAPGLPLDAPPQPASSSDLARRSQPPLAGLQAPAFRISELPSLVPAGDSSLPWKRPDPGGPRIAASSVPVPTPAFSQRIQRIRERETQASQSLGPLAPQTELAIERGLEFLAEHQRTDGSWHLEDFDQPVRMRSTTAATALSLLAFQGAGYTHRQFKYERVCKGAIDSLLAGQQPNGDLYRREDEVSDANAWLYSHAMASLALCEAYGMTQDESIRSGAQAAIDFLVESQDPDGGGWRYTPKIGSDTSVTGWVMMAFQSAELAGLSVPKEAYQGIERWLENSQMREAPYLYRYNWQANTPSTQHGRIPTPAMTSVGLLMRLYTGWKRDHPNMRRGTDWLLRFLPAEGTPSNPSRDTYYWYYATQVMFHAGGEKWKAWYRDLYPMLIRTQMQDGEWSGSWEPLGPIPDAWGEYGGRLYVTTLNLLSLEVYYRHLPLYDATAE from the coding sequence ATGAGCTCCCGATCTGCCAACAATCCGACCAGCCTACTCCTGCTCGATACGGCCTACTTCTTGCTCGGTGGGTTGGTACTGTACCTTGTTCTGACGCTCCTGCCATTCGATGATCCCAATCCCCTTCGCAATGCTTGGACGTACATTCTCGGGGTTCCGACAGCATTGATCGGCCTCTCCATGCTTACCCATGTCCTCTCCAATGAGATCGTCGAACGATCGCTGCAAATCGGACTCTTAGCGAGCGTTGCACTTCACCTTGCACTGCTCCTTTCCGCCCGTCATTGGATCCTCTTTTCCGGCTGGGGATCCCCCGATTCCATGGTTCAGCAGACGACCGTTCGCAACCAAGTGCAACGTACTCCGGTGACTTACGAACCTACCCCACCATCCGAACCTGCAGATAGACCCGACTATCTTAAACCGATTCCATTGGAACCGCCGCCGCTCGAACCGGTCCCCGCTGAAAAACAACAGACGGTCGAACATGCCGAAGTCAGCCTGGCTGTCCCGCAAGAGGCACCGGAAAGCCGTATCGCCGAACGAACCTTCTCCGTCGAAAGAAAGCGTGAAAGCGCCGCGGAACCTACACTCGCTTCGCAAGCTCGCGATTGGGAACGTCCCGAAAATATCCCCCAGTCCACTCTCAACACCGAAACCATCGAAGTCCCGGAACTCCGCCCCATCGAGCCCTTGACTGAGCAAATCGTTGCACCGAAGCAGATCGAAACGTCACCAACGCAAATCTCTGGGGCAACACCCCTCGCTCCAGCCCCAGATCCCACCTCGATCGAGAATCGCACACCCTCTATCGCCAAGCCACCGACATTGTCGCCCCGCAGTTCGCAGTCCGTGGAAAGAGAAATCTCAGAGAGTATGCAGCGTCTGGAGACGACCGAGGTGCTCCAATCCAGCCCCGTCAGAATGGGGACCAACGCCTCCACCCCCTTGGCATCGTCGGTTCCCGTACCCGATGTCCCATCTCCCTCGAGCCCACCGATCGGCCCAATCGATGCCACAGCTCCTCGCGATACGGGACTTCGATCTCCGCGTGCGAATCGACCTGGTGGAGAGACCGCCGTTTCTCCCGCCCCCGGACTACCCCTCGATGCGCCTCCCCAACCTGCATCGAGCTCGGATTTGGCGAGAAGGAGCCAACCTCCCTTGGCGGGACTGCAGGCTCCCGCCTTTCGCATTTCGGAATTGCCCTCGCTCGTACCCGCAGGAGACTCCTCGCTCCCATGGAAACGCCCGGACCCGGGCGGTCCTCGCATCGCCGCTTCCAGTGTCCCGGTTCCAACTCCTGCCTTCTCGCAGCGGATCCAGCGCATTCGCGAGCGAGAAACCCAAGCCTCTCAAAGCCTCGGCCCCTTGGCTCCTCAAACCGAACTCGCCATCGAACGAGGACTTGAGTTTCTAGCCGAACATCAAAGGACCGACGGCTCTTGGCATTTAGAAGACTTTGACCAGCCCGTTCGCATGCGAAGCACCACTGCCGCCACCGCGCTGTCACTGCTGGCCTTTCAAGGGGCAGGCTACACCCATCGGCAATTCAAATACGAACGGGTCTGCAAAGGTGCCATCGACTCGCTCCTCGCAGGCCAACAACCCAATGGGGATCTGTATCGTCGCGAGGACGAAGTCTCCGACGCGAACGCGTGGCTCTACAGCCACGCGATGGCAAGTCTGGCTCTGTGCGAAGCATACGGAATGACGCAGGACGAATCGATCCGGTCCGGTGCGCAAGCCGCCATAGACTTTCTCGTCGAAAGCCAAGATCCCGACGGGGGAGGATGGCGCTACACACCCAAGATCGGATCGGATACCAGCGTGACCGGCTGGGTGATGATGGCGTTTCAAAGCGCGGAACTGGCGGGTCTCTCCGTACCCAAAGAAGCCTACCAAGGAATCGAACGATGGTTGGAGAATTCGCAAATGCGAGAAGCTCCTTACTTATATCGATACAACTGGCAAGCCAACACGCCGAGCACCCAACACGGCCGCATCCCCACCCCTGCCATGACGAGCGTCGGTCTCCTCATGCGTCTCTACACCGGCTGGAAGAGAGACCATCCGAACATGCGTCGCGGCACCGATTGGCTTTTGCGATTTCTCCCTGCCGAAGGGACTCCCTCCAATCCGTCTCGCGATACGTACTACTGGTATTACGCCACCCAAGTCATGTTCCATGCGGGTGGAGAAAAGTGGAAGGCGTGGTATAGAGATCTCTATCCCATGTTGATTCGAACCCAGATGCAAGATGGAGAGTGGTCCGGATCCTGGGAACCGCTCGGGCCGATCCCAGACGCTTGGGGCGAATACGGTGGAAGACTGTATGTGACCACCTTAAACCTTCTGTCCCTCGAGGTATACTACCGCCACCTACCCCTGTACGACGCGACGGCTGAGTAA
- a CDS encoding gamma-butyrobetaine hydroxylase-like domain-containing protein — MHRPKSLKLSPRRSLEIEWDDGAVLDYPFRHLRDACPCATCKEKKRASDGKPANPLAILAPSETVPLSVAEVRPVGNYAYNIGFSDGHSSGLFTIEYLRQIGKPMPPP, encoded by the coding sequence ATGCACCGACCTAAATCGTTGAAACTGTCCCCCCGACGGAGCTTGGAAATCGAGTGGGACGACGGCGCTGTTCTCGATTACCCGTTTCGGCATCTGCGAGATGCGTGCCCCTGTGCGACGTGCAAGGAAAAAAAGCGAGCGAGCGATGGGAAACCAGCTAATCCTTTGGCGATCCTCGCTCCCAGCGAAACGGTCCCTCTCTCCGTTGCAGAAGTGAGGCCCGTCGGAAATTACGCCTATAACATTGGTTTTTCGGATGGCCACTCATCGGGTCTATTTACAATAGAGTATCTCCGGCAAATCGGTAAACCGATGCCTCCCCCTTGA
- a CDS encoding ATP-dependent zinc protease: protein MPPFNLAQSNAGPFAEAADELLVMGWRESVSLPEFGIDKMIAKLDSGAVLSSLHASRIERFRKKGETWIRFLTWSDVFGDQSSYRCEARWLADRTIRSSSGCVEQRPSIETILYIGGFQWPIEVTLCDRSSLECKLLLGRSALAERCLIDCSRQHLYSRP, encoded by the coding sequence ATGCCACCGTTCAATCTAGCACAATCCAACGCAGGACCATTCGCCGAAGCTGCGGATGAGTTGCTGGTTATGGGTTGGCGAGAATCGGTTTCGCTACCAGAGTTCGGCATCGACAAAATGATCGCCAAATTGGATTCCGGGGCCGTTCTTTCCAGCCTCCACGCGAGCCGAATCGAACGCTTTCGGAAAAAGGGAGAAACCTGGATCCGCTTTCTAACCTGGAGCGATGTTTTCGGAGATCAATCCTCCTATCGCTGCGAAGCTCGTTGGCTAGCGGATCGAACCATCCGTTCGTCAAGCGGCTGCGTCGAACAACGCCCTTCTATCGAAACGATTCTCTACATCGGCGGATTCCAGTGGCCGATCGAAGTAACCCTGTGCGATCGATCGTCGCTGGAATGCAAACTTCTTTTGGGCCGATCCGCGCTCGCCGAGCGATGCTTGATCGATTGCTCTCGCCAGCATCTATACAGCAGACCCTGA
- a CDS encoding ATP-dependent Clp protease adaptor ClpS has product MAASDSAVAEPIVRPIAKKPAPKRPPRYNVILWDDPIHTYDYVIEMMQRLFHHSAIEALKIAEEVDMKGRAVCYTTSKEVAELKRDQIQAYGSDPHSSSPNGSMSASIEPTTA; this is encoded by the coding sequence ATGGCTGCATCGGATTCTGCCGTCGCTGAACCAATCGTTCGCCCCATTGCGAAAAAGCCTGCGCCCAAGAGGCCGCCACGATACAACGTGATTTTGTGGGACGATCCCATTCACACTTACGATTACGTCATCGAAATGATGCAACGTCTGTTCCATCATTCTGCGATCGAAGCGTTAAAGATTGCTGAAGAGGTCGATATGAAAGGTCGTGCCGTTTGCTACACCACGAGCAAGGAAGTGGCGGAGCTGAAGCGAGACCAGATACAGGCCTATGGGAGCGATCCCCACAGTTCGTCCCCGAACGGCAGCATGTCCGCATCGATCGAGCCGACCACAGCTTAG
- a CDS encoding SOS response-associated peptidase, with translation MCGRFTLKTPVADWLESLFPSESFRKLIDTSRVTGWAPRYNIAPTQSILILREQGNGSYCIEPMRWGLVPAWAESLQSAYSMFNARSETLLEKSSFKNLVQTNRCTILADGYYEWQATESKQKTPYWIHAPEEKPFGMAGLWTTNHRIHPERDVSSATVITVPANDDTRRVHDRMPAMQWTGEEVMAWLADRGKVLGETDLHDSLAPAPSGSLHCRRVSREVNRVQVDLPGLVLPEEGLFET, from the coding sequence GTGTGCGGGCGATTTACTCTGAAAACCCCGGTCGCTGATTGGCTGGAAAGTTTGTTTCCCTCGGAATCGTTCCGCAAGCTGATCGACACGTCGCGCGTCACGGGCTGGGCACCTCGCTACAACATCGCTCCGACGCAGTCCATTCTCATTCTTCGAGAGCAAGGGAACGGGAGCTATTGCATCGAGCCAATGCGCTGGGGGCTGGTACCTGCTTGGGCCGAATCTCTTCAAAGCGCCTACAGCATGTTCAATGCGAGGAGCGAGACCTTGCTGGAGAAGAGTTCGTTTAAGAACTTGGTCCAAACCAATCGATGCACCATCTTGGCGGACGGGTATTACGAATGGCAGGCAACGGAGAGTAAGCAGAAGACCCCGTATTGGATTCATGCACCGGAGGAGAAACCGTTTGGAATGGCGGGATTGTGGACGACGAATCACCGCATTCATCCGGAGCGTGATGTTTCGAGTGCGACGGTTATTACGGTTCCTGCAAACGACGATACCCGCAGGGTGCATGATCGGATGCCGGCCATGCAGTGGACAGGGGAAGAGGTAATGGCTTGGCTGGCCGATCGGGGCAAAGTGTTGGGGGAAACCGATCTTCACGATTCGCTGGCACCAGCCCCGTCGGGGTCCTTGCACTGCCGTCGCGTGAGCCGGGAGGTTAACCGCGTGCAGGTCGATTTGCCGGGGCTCGTCCTGCCTGAGGAAGGGCTTTTCGAGACGTAG
- the dgt gene encoding dGTP triphosphohydrolase — translation MNRTTVHASHTMMSWQHRERLLLAPYAMFSAQSAGREFPEEVHPYRSPFQRDRDRVLHSAAFRRLSGKMQVFTGDMGDYHRTRLTHTNEVSSLARTIGRSLQLNEDLIEAMALLHDIGHPPFGHCGEDALDECTHSVGGFSHNRFALELVTKVEQRYTEYSGLNLTREVLAGQEFRSDKDSGRAPMLEMQVVDAADSMAYDAHDVDDAIKLGLLSWEQLSGLSLVQRAKQIAPIEDAAPEWKRQMLVHALLDVQMRDFLTNSLETLHDVRNLDTTGVQDLGIRLSMSSEFESDKEELEEFLFDHVYRHPKLTEIRQRAATRIHQLFRLLKSHPDRLPIRFQAWVTTWGLERTIATYVAGMTDRFCDDQYLHLVEMGRPRGADWS, via the coding sequence ATGAACCGAACAACCGTACACGCTTCTCACACGATGATGAGCTGGCAGCATCGCGAAAGGTTGCTTCTAGCGCCTTATGCGATGTTCAGTGCCCAGAGCGCGGGGCGCGAGTTCCCGGAAGAGGTGCACCCGTATCGCAGCCCGTTCCAACGAGATCGGGATCGCGTTCTCCACAGTGCTGCTTTTCGGCGACTGAGTGGCAAGATGCAGGTCTTTACGGGGGATATGGGGGATTATCACCGTACGCGACTGACGCACACCAACGAAGTCTCGTCCCTGGCGAGAACGATCGGTCGGTCGCTGCAACTCAATGAAGACCTCATCGAGGCAATGGCGTTGTTGCATGACATCGGGCACCCACCGTTTGGGCACTGCGGTGAAGACGCTCTGGACGAATGCACGCATAGTGTTGGCGGATTCTCGCACAATCGATTTGCGCTCGAGTTGGTGACCAAGGTGGAGCAGCGATACACCGAATACTCGGGCTTGAACCTAACGCGAGAAGTACTAGCAGGGCAGGAGTTTCGTTCGGACAAGGATTCCGGGCGAGCTCCTATGTTGGAGATGCAGGTGGTGGATGCCGCCGACAGCATGGCCTACGATGCGCACGACGTCGATGATGCGATCAAATTGGGGCTATTGAGTTGGGAGCAATTGTCGGGACTGAGTTTGGTGCAAAGAGCCAAGCAGATCGCTCCGATCGAGGACGCGGCTCCCGAGTGGAAACGGCAGATGTTGGTGCATGCTCTGCTCGACGTGCAGATGCGAGACTTCCTCACGAATTCCTTGGAGACACTTCACGACGTTCGGAATCTCGATACGACGGGTGTCCAAGATCTTGGGATTCGTCTCTCGATGTCCTCCGAGTTCGAATCGGACAAAGAGGAGTTGGAGGAGTTTCTTTTCGACCATGTGTACCGGCATCCCAAGCTCACCGAGATTCGGCAACGGGCTGCTACGCGTATTCATCAGTTATTCCGATTGCTCAAGTCGCATCCGGACCGGTTGCCAATTCGATTCCAGGCTTGGGTGACTACTTGGGGGTTGGAGCGAACGATTGCGACTTACGTGGCGGGGATGACCGATCGATTCTGCGATGATCAGTATTTGCATCTTGTTGAAATGGGGCGACCCCGCGGGGCCGATTGGAGCTAG
- a CDS encoding RNA polymerase sigma factor: MSWNAEREIRSFVEQHGSALVLYARQFCSNPDDALQEALIDLARRMELPDNLLGWMYRVVKNKAMNQARADRRRANHQAVVALAGDSWFEEDPGVSLDAQCVSEWIGELGPLEREIVTAKIWGDLTFEQIAELTDTSTSTAYRYFVKSMERFRERFHSPSGDLR, translated from the coding sequence ATGTCTTGGAATGCGGAGCGAGAGATTCGAAGCTTTGTGGAGCAGCATGGCTCCGCATTGGTTCTTTATGCTCGCCAGTTCTGCTCGAATCCCGACGATGCGTTGCAAGAGGCGTTGATCGACCTGGCGCGTCGTATGGAGCTACCCGACAATCTGCTCGGTTGGATGTATCGCGTTGTCAAGAATAAGGCGATGAACCAGGCCAGGGCCGACCGAAGGCGAGCCAATCATCAAGCGGTGGTTGCGTTAGCAGGGGACTCGTGGTTTGAAGAGGATCCGGGCGTTTCCTTGGATGCGCAATGCGTTTCCGAATGGATAGGCGAGTTAGGCCCTTTGGAACGCGAGATCGTTACAGCGAAGATCTGGGGGGATCTTACGTTTGAGCAGATCGCCGAATTGACTGACACCTCTACATCGACCGCGTATCGGTATTTCGTCAAGAGTATGGAGAGGTTCCGTGAACGATTTCATAGTCCGTCAGGAGACCTGAGATGA
- a CDS encoding peroxiredoxin family protein gives MSKVQRSNSNSSTLGSVSAVLMGAASVLFTGSGTVVAQESGAKAAVQPGAEAIPKVGEKATDYQWTELSGQELSLAELQKKGPVVIALLRGYPGYQCPACTKQVGDLVSHSKEFESRGASVVLVYPGAVKDLKSKGKEFLGKTELPGHFHFVLDQDYGFTSRYGLRWEAEAETSYPSTLVIGKDGKVLYSKISRTHGGRAEAKEVLAAIPQ, from the coding sequence ATGTCCAAGGTGCAACGATCGAACTCGAATTCTTCAACTCTTGGTAGCGTCTCTGCGGTGCTCATGGGAGCGGCCAGCGTATTGTTCACCGGAAGTGGGACCGTGGTAGCTCAAGAGTCCGGAGCGAAGGCTGCTGTTCAACCAGGTGCGGAAGCTATCCCCAAGGTGGGGGAGAAAGCGACCGATTACCAATGGACGGAACTCAGTGGTCAAGAACTGTCCCTTGCAGAGCTGCAGAAGAAAGGGCCGGTTGTCATCGCCTTGCTCCGAGGTTATCCCGGTTATCAATGCCCAGCCTGCACCAAGCAAGTGGGGGATTTGGTCAGTCACTCCAAAGAGTTCGAGAGCCGTGGAGCTAGCGTGGTCCTCGTGTACCCGGGGGCGGTGAAGGATCTTAAATCCAAGGGGAAGGAGTTCTTGGGAAAGACCGAGCTACCTGGGCACTTCCATTTTGTACTCGACCAAGACTACGGATTTACGTCTCGCTATGGATTGCGATGGGAGGCGGAGGCCGAAACGTCTTATCCGTCGACACTTGTCATTGGGAAAGACGGCAAGGTCCTTTATTCGAAGATCAGTCGAACGCACGGCGGTCGGGCGGAGGCCAAGGAAGTTTTGGCCGCGATTCCCCAGTAG
- the panB gene encoding 3-methyl-2-oxobutanoate hydroxymethyltransferase translates to MDSPASRVTVKTLQNMKQKGQPITMLTAYDFPTAQLLDESGIDCILVGDSLGMVVQGKTTTVPVTVEEMIYHGEMVTRATRRAMVIVDLPFPVGQLGVTHTVSVAAEIMKKTQCHGVKMEGGHQQSDSIRAMVDAGIPTIAHIGLRPQSVHALGGYRVQRNGEQLLADAKAAVDAGAFAVLIECVPADLAEQVTQSIAIPTIGIGAGKGCDGQVLVTNDMLGWNSGYVPKFVRQFADLRSQATRAVERYREEVKQRTFPGPDESMK, encoded by the coding sequence TCAAAACGCTTCAAAACATGAAACAGAAGGGTCAGCCGATTACGATGCTGACCGCTTACGATTTTCCCACCGCGCAGCTTTTGGACGAATCGGGGATCGATTGCATTCTCGTCGGTGACTCCCTCGGAATGGTCGTCCAAGGAAAAACGACCACCGTACCCGTTACCGTGGAAGAAATGATCTATCACGGCGAGATGGTCACGCGAGCCACTCGCAGAGCCATGGTAATCGTCGATTTACCTTTTCCGGTTGGTCAACTGGGAGTAACGCATACCGTATCGGTAGCGGCCGAGATCATGAAAAAGACGCAATGCCACGGAGTGAAGATGGAGGGGGGGCATCAGCAGTCCGACTCGATCCGCGCCATGGTCGATGCGGGGATACCCACCATCGCCCACATCGGACTTCGTCCCCAAAGCGTTCACGCATTGGGAGGGTATCGTGTTCAAAGAAATGGGGAGCAGCTTTTGGCGGACGCCAAAGCGGCGGTGGATGCAGGAGCATTCGCCGTCCTGATCGAATGCGTTCCTGCGGATTTAGCCGAGCAAGTCACCCAATCGATTGCAATCCCAACGATCGGGATCGGCGCCGGCAAGGGATGCGATGGTCAAGTGCTCGTGACCAACGATATGCTTGGCTGGAACAGCGGTTACGTCCCCAAATTCGTGCGGCAGTTTGCAGACTTGCGGTCCCAAGCGACGAGGGCCGTGGAACGGTATCGCGAGGAAGTCAAGCAACGTACCTTTCCCGGTCCCGATGAATCGATGAAGTAA